One genomic segment of Lytechinus pictus isolate F3 Inbred chromosome 18, Lp3.0, whole genome shotgun sequence includes these proteins:
- the LOC129281932 gene encoding uncharacterized protein LOC129281932, protein MTDGHLHVMYRRRDFRSDTVGLGAANGASFSTNLVNDTTADLPLFDEDDGLEQDSHPSGHRAKRRTGRYAAGRQNYVETMITVDAAMHSFHGESAVNIYVITMIHIVRSSS, encoded by the exons ATGACTGATGGACATCTCCACGTCATGTATAGGAGGCGGGACTTCAGATCAGACACGGTTGGATTGGGTGCTGCTAATGGAG CATCATTCAGCACCAACCTCGTCAACGACACAACCGCCGACCTTCCGCTGTTCGACGAGGATGACGGTCTCGAACAAGACAGTCATCCATCGGGGCATCGTGCGAAGCGACGAACTGGTCGGTACGCGGCAGGGAGACAGAACTACGTCGAGACAATGATCACTGTGGACGCTGCTATGCATTCGTTTCATGGGGAGTCAGCAGTCAACATCTACGTCATTACAATGATTCATATCGTAAGATCATCTtcttga